A stretch of the Bubalus kerabau isolate K-KA32 ecotype Philippines breed swamp buffalo chromosome 11, PCC_UOA_SB_1v2, whole genome shotgun sequence genome encodes the following:
- the SNRNP27 gene encoding U4/U6.U5 small nuclear ribonucleoprotein 27 kDa protein isoform X4: MGRSRSRSPRRERRRSRSTSRERERRRRERSRSRERDRRRSRSRSPHRRRSRSPRRHRSTSPSPSRLKERRDEEKKETKETKSKERQITEEDLEGKTEEEIEMMKLMGFASFDSTKAVHESKRWIQQTFGFHCMS, translated from the exons ATGGGTCGCAGTCGCAGCCGCTCCCCACGGAGGG aGCGTAGGCGGTCCCGGTCCACATCCCGGGAAAGAGAACGCAGGCGCCGAGAAAGGTCCCGGTCCCGGGAGCGAGATCGGAGAAGAAGCCGTTCTCGGTCCCCACACAGAAGGCGTTCCAG GTCCCCAAGACGACATAGATCCACATCTCCTTCCCCTTCTCgactgaaagaaagaagagatgaggaaaagaaagaaacaaaagaaacaaaaagcaaagaacgTCAGATAACTG AGGAAGACTTAGAGGGcaaaacagaggaagaaatagaaatgatgaaGTTAATGGGATTTGCCTCCTTTGACTCCACAAAA GCAGTACATGAATCGAAAAGGTGGATTCAACAGACCTTTGGATTTCATTGCATGAGCTGA
- the SNRNP27 gene encoding U4/U6.U5 small nuclear ribonucleoprotein 27 kDa protein isoform X3, translating into MGRSRSRSPRRERRRSRSTSRERERRRRERSRSRERDRRRSRSRSPHRRRSRSPRRHRSTSPSPSRLKERRDEEKKETKETKSKERQITEEDLEGKTEEEIEMMKLMGFASFDSTKFVCVCVLVFVFCFSPGEKGGWLCKCLCHKCISEEKV; encoded by the exons ATGGGTCGCAGTCGCAGCCGCTCCCCACGGAGGG aGCGTAGGCGGTCCCGGTCCACATCCCGGGAAAGAGAACGCAGGCGCCGAGAAAGGTCCCGGTCCCGGGAGCGAGATCGGAGAAGAAGCCGTTCTCGGTCCCCACACAGAAGGCGTTCCAG GTCCCCAAGACGACATAGATCCACATCTCCTTCCCCTTCTCgactgaaagaaagaagagatgaggaaaagaaagaaacaaaagaaacaaaaagcaaagaacgTCAGATAACTG AGGAAGACTTAGAGGGcaaaacagaggaagaaatagaaatgatgaaGTTAATGGGATTTGCCTCCTTTGACTCCACAAAA tttgtgtgtgtgtgtgttttggtttttgttttttgcttctctccaGGGGAAAAAGGTGGATGGCTCTGTAAATGCCTATGCCATAAATGTATCTCAGAAGAGAAAGTATAG
- the SNRNP27 gene encoding U4/U6.U5 small nuclear ribonucleoprotein 27 kDa protein isoform X1, translating to MGRSRSRSPRRERRRSRSTSRERERRRRERSRSRERDRRRSRSRSPHRRRSRSPRRHRSTSPSPSRLKERRDEEKKETKETKSKERQITEEDLEGKTEEEIEMMKLMGFASFDSTKGKKVDGSVNAYAINVSQKRKYRQYMNRKGGFNRPLDFIA from the exons ATGGGTCGCAGTCGCAGCCGCTCCCCACGGAGGG aGCGTAGGCGGTCCCGGTCCACATCCCGGGAAAGAGAACGCAGGCGCCGAGAAAGGTCCCGGTCCCGGGAGCGAGATCGGAGAAGAAGCCGTTCTCGGTCCCCACACAGAAGGCGTTCCAG GTCCCCAAGACGACATAGATCCACATCTCCTTCCCCTTCTCgactgaaagaaagaagagatgaggaaaagaaagaaacaaaagaaacaaaaagcaaagaacgTCAGATAACTG AGGAAGACTTAGAGGGcaaaacagaggaagaaatagaaatgatgaaGTTAATGGGATTTGCCTCCTTTGACTCCACAAAA GGGAAAAAGGTGGATGGCTCTGTAAATGCCTATGCCATAAATGTATCTCAGAAGAGAAAGTATAG GCAGTACATGAATCGAAAAGGTGGATTCAACAGACCTTTGGATTTCATTGCATGA
- the SNRNP27 gene encoding U4/U6.U5 small nuclear ribonucleoprotein 27 kDa protein isoform X2: protein MGFSRQEYWKRRRSRSTSRERERRRRERSRSRERDRRRSRSRSPHRRRSRSPRRHRSTSPSPSRLKERRDEEKKETKETKSKERQITEEDLEGKTEEEIEMMKLMGFASFDSTKGKKVDGSVNAYAINVSQKRKYRQYMNRKGGFNRPLDFIA, encoded by the exons atgggattctccaggcaagaatactgga aGCGTAGGCGGTCCCGGTCCACATCCCGGGAAAGAGAACGCAGGCGCCGAGAAAGGTCCCGGTCCCGGGAGCGAGATCGGAGAAGAAGCCGTTCTCGGTCCCCACACAGAAGGCGTTCCAG GTCCCCAAGACGACATAGATCCACATCTCCTTCCCCTTCTCgactgaaagaaagaagagatgaggaaaagaaagaaacaaaagaaacaaaaagcaaagaacgTCAGATAACTG AGGAAGACTTAGAGGGcaaaacagaggaagaaatagaaatgatgaaGTTAATGGGATTTGCCTCCTTTGACTCCACAAAA GGGAAAAAGGTGGATGGCTCTGTAAATGCCTATGCCATAAATGTATCTCAGAAGAGAAAGTATAG GCAGTACATGAATCGAAAAGGTGGATTCAACAGACCTTTGGATTTCATTGCATGA